Below is a window of Methylosinus sp. PW1 DNA.
AGCGCATCAAGGAAGAGCAGCTGTGGATGCAGGCGCAGAGCGGTAGCGGATTGGGATTGCCGCAGGTGCTGGACGACAAGAGCATTCAAAAAGCCCGCGAGCGCCGCACCGAGCTGATGGCGGAGTATCAGGACAAGCTCGGCGTCATGAAGCCGGATTTTCCAGAGATGAGGCAGCTGCGGGCGCAGATCGCGGAATATGATCGCCAGATCAGGGAGCACGTCGAGTTCATTCGTCAAGCGATCAAGGCGCGCTACGAAGCCGCGCGCGATCAGGAATCGTCGTTCCTCAAGCGCATCGAAAGCCTGAAGGTAAATGCGCTCGATCTGCGGGATCGCAGCATTCAATACACTATTCTGCAAAGAGAGGCCGACACCAACCGGTCCTTGTACGACGGCTTGCTACAGCAATATAAGGAGGTCGGCGTGACCGGCGCGATCGGGACCAACAATGTCTCGGTCATCGACAAGGCGGAGCGGCCTACGAGCCCGTCGAGTCCGCGGCTGCTGATGAATCTCGGCCTCGCCTTTGTCCTCGGGCTGCTCGCCTCGGTCGCGACGATCGCGGTGCGCGAATTTCTCGACGATACGTTCAAGATTCCCGAAGAGATCGAGGAGGCGCTCGGTCTCACAGTGCTCGGCGTCATTCCGCTCGCGCGGCAGGATGACGAGAAAGCCCGCGACCCGTCCTATTCCGTCGCGAATGAGGTCATCGGCGATCCTCTGTCGTCAATGGCGGAAGCCTATCGCTCGCTGCGGACCTCGTTGCAATTCTCGACGGCGATGGGCGCGCCCAAGACGCTCCTCGTCACCAGCTCACGGCCTGGCGAAGGCAAGTCGACCACATCGGTCTGCATTGCGGCCAATTTCGCGCAGCTCGGAATGCAGGTGCTCTTGATCGACGCCGATATGCGCAAGCCGTCGTTGCACGACATACTCTCGGTCGACAACAGCATCGGCCTCGCCAATGTGCTGACCGGCGCATTGGACGCATCCGCCGCCGTCACCGAAAATCTCATCTATGGCGTCACCTTCCTGTCGTCCGGTCCTGTGCCTCCGAATCCCGCGGAGCTTTTGGCTGGACCGCGCTTCGCCTCGCTGCTCGCGCTGGCGCGAGAGAAATTCGACATTGTCGTCATCGACGGTCCGCCGGTCGTGGGCCTCGCCGACGCACCATTGCTCGGCAGCATAGTGGATGGCGCTGTGTTCGTGGTCGATTCGATGCACACGCGCCGGCGCGTCGTCCATGCGGCGGTCAAGCGGCTGGATTTCGCACGCACTCGCATTCTCGGCTGCCTGCTGAATAAGTTCGACGCGACCAACGTTGGTCACTCCTATGGCTACGCCTATGGCGATGCTTACGGTCACGGCCCCGCCTATGGCCACGAATATTTCGGCTATGGAGCGAAGAGCCAAAAGGATCGCGCAATTTCGCCAACGCTGGAACAGTGACGTGCCGAGAAGCCGGGCATTGCAATGCGCGCTCGATCTCGCGTCGATCCCGCCAATGGCGGCGCGCGCGCGCGAGCTGCCTTTGCCCGACGACGTGCTCGAGGTCATTCGCATCGCGGCCGGTTGCGAGGAAACGCTCGACGAGGCCGCGCGTCGCTCCGGCAAGGACAAGAGCTATGTGAAAGCGGCGGCGGAATTCTATGTGCAGCAGATCCTGTTTTTTCCCACGGCCGACAGCCATAGAATTCTCGGCGTGCGCCCCGGCGCGAGCCGCGCCGATATGCGAACGCATATGCGTTGGCTGATGATCTGGCTGCATCCCGATCACGCCCATGCCGAATGGAAGACCGTGTTCGCGCGTCGAGTAATCGCCGCGTGGCGGGAGGCGCAAGAATCGCCGGATCGACGCAAGACGCAGGCGAGCGCGCGACGCGTGGCGCCGCCGATGCGCCATATCCCATGGGTACCGCGACCGATCGAGCAGCGTCCGTCGAGATTGTTGATGCCGTCGCTTTTCCTCATCGCGGTCGCGATCATCGTGATCGCAATATTGGTTCCGAGCAGCTTCGTCGAGGCGGAGACGTCATGGCTCGCGACATTTCTGCTTCGCGCGGTCGAGGCGCCGAAATCGGGCGCCGGATCATAGGCGCGGGAGGCGACATCGGCGCCGCCGAACGACTCCTCTATCACGCGTCCGCTTCGACGCGTCCAATTTCATGCCGATCGGAGGTTTCAAAATGCAGCACGACGTCAATTTTCAGCAAGAGGCGAAGCGCGCCATGCTCGGGCTCGGCGATGTCGCGGGCCTGCGCTACAAGGCCGACGACGGTGTGCTTCACGTCATTGTTTCGGACCCGCCGAACCACAATGCGCTGACGAAGGCCGCGACGGATAGTCTCTACGAGACGCTTCGCCGCTTTCATGAGCTGCCCTTCGATCGTCTCGAGATCGCCTTCGATACGGCCTCCGGCTCGGTCGCATGCGCCGGTCTCAATCTCCATGATTTCGAGGCGGCGGCGCGGCGCGTCAGTCCAGGCGAAGATCTCCTGGGCGAGAACAATTACTTCGTTCGCGTCACGCAGCTGCTGCGCGAGCTCGGTCGCAATGTTCCGACAATGGCGCGTGTCGAAGGTCATCTCGTCGGCGCCGGCGTCGAATTGGCGCTAAGCTGCCGTGAGGTCGTCTGCGCGCGATCGGATATCAAGATCTTGATGCCGCATCTGCGGATCGGCGTTCCCTATCATACCCTCGGGCTCTGCCATATGGCCGGGCTCATCGGATGGGATGTCATGTCGCGCGCCATGGTGACGGATGCGATTCCCGTGCTGCTGTCCGAGGTTCTCGCCGATCGCCAAAGGATAGAGCGCTTGACCGCGGCCGAGCGAATCGCCGACGCCAAAATCGCGATCGACCGGATGGCTGCGGTCTTTCAGGGACGCCCGGCGCGAATCGGCGACGCCTTCTTCACTGTCGAAGATCGAACGGGCGAGACGCGAAACATCGCGGAAGCACATCTGCTGCAAATCCTCGCTCATGTCGCTTTCGCCGATGAAATGGACGATTTGTCGCCGGCGCTGCACGAGATCATCGACGCGCCGCGCGTGCGCGCATCCTCACGCGTCGGAGCGCGCCTGGCGGAATCGATCGCGGCGCATCGTCAGCGCCCGAAGCGTCTCAATCGCCATTTCTCGAAAGCGATCGGCGCTGGCGAGGAAACGAGCGACGGGGAGGGCGTTCGCGTTTCTATGCCGAATTGAGGCTCATCGCGATGGAAGCGCAGCGTCGGTGGAATTGAAGGAGTGAGCGCATGGACGATATCGGTCTCGAAAGAGGAATGCGCGATAGAAGAGCCATTCGGCATTACAGCGAGGCGCCGGTCGATGACGCATTGCTCGCGGAAATATTCGAGCTCGCGTCATGGGCTCCGTCGCCGGGCAACACGCAAGCCTGGAAGGTGATCGCGCTCGGCCAGGAGGCCTCGAAGGATGTGATCGCGCGCTTCGAGCTCGCGGGATGGGAGTCGGTCTTTCCTGTGCTCGAGCAGGTGTTGCGCAATGGCGGCGCGGCGCCTCCTTCCAATGACGATCGCGGGCCGGCGACGGCGGACGAATGGCGGCGTTATGTGACCGGCATGTATCGGCGCTTTTTCGAGGTCAAAGGCGCGCCGCGGCTACTGCTCGTCTATCGCACCGCGGATCGACGCAGATATGCCGATCTCGTGCGCTTGTCGCTCACCGCGTTGCTGCGGCGCGCGGCGGGCGAGCCGGGCCTTCTGCAAGGGCTGCGCTGCTTTTTCACATCGCTGCGCAATGTGCCTGTGCTGGTGCGCGTCAATGCGTTGACGCGCACTTTCGGATTGGCCAATTTCACTTATGCGGTGACGCTCGCCGCGCAGTCGCGTGGCCTCGCCACCTGCATCCAATCCAATTATCTCAATGTGCAGCGCGATCTTCGACGCTATCTCGGCCTCGGCGCGGAGATCGACATCGTCGCTTCCATATTGATCGGCTATGAGGCCGATGACGCGCTGCCGGCGCCGGAGATGTTCCGAACGCGCAAGCCCGTCGCGGTCGATTGGATCGAGACGACGCCCGGAAACGTCGCAGCACGTCGCGACGAGCGGGTTTTCGAAGCGGCCCAGTGAGCGCGGGCGGCTCAGCCGCCCTTGCGCATCAGCATTCCCTTGGCGGGATCATAGGCGATGAGCGCGCCGGCGGAGAAGAAGGTCGTGTAGCCGGCGACGGCGGCGAGCGAGTCCCAGGAGATTTTCTCATAAAAGGCGAAGCGGATCAGCTCCACCGCATGGGTGAAAGGATTGACGAGGCAAATCCAATAGAGCACGGGGCTCGACTCCTGCACGCGCCACAGCGGATAGAGCGCGGAAGAGGCGAAGAACATCGGGAAGATGACGAAATTCATCACGCCCGCGAAATTCTCGAGCTGCTTGATCGCGGAGGAGAGCAGCATGCCGAGCGCGCCGAACATCAGTCCCGCGAGCACGAGGGCGGGCAGCACGGTGAGATAGCCGAGCGGCGTCGGCGGCTCGATCTCCCAGAAATAGGCGATGAAGAGATAGGCGTAGACTTGCAATATCGACACGGCGACGCCGGCGAGAAGCTTGGCGCCGAGCAGATACCATCGCGGAAAAGGCGAGACCAGTAGCGTGCGCATATTGCCCATCTCGCGGTCATAGACCATTGAGAGTGAGGACTGCATGCCGTTGAATAGCTGGATCATCGCCATCAATCCCGGCGTGATATAGACCTCATAGAGGACATAGGTTTCATAGGGCGGGATGATGGAGACGCCGAGCACTTGGCGAAAGCCGGCGGCGAAGATGAGCAGCCAGACGAGCGGCCGCACCAGCGCGGAGACGAAGCGCTCGCGCTGATGTAGGAAACGCAAAGCTTCGCGCCAGATCACGCCGGCGAGGCAGATGGCGTATTGGCGCGCGGTGAAGCCGCTTGTTTCGCGCATCATAGAAATTCCATTCTGAGAGCGAGCCTGAAGGCTCGCGGTCCATGGCGTGAGGCGGACCGCGAGCCTTCAGGCTCGCATCGCAAGGGCCGCATCACGCCGCGTCCCGCGCCTTCGCGCCGGTCAGGCGCTCGAAGGCGGCGCCGATGTTGTCGGTTTTTGTCGCCGCCATGATATTGGCCGATGTGTCGGCGGCCAGCACCTTGCCCTGATGCAGCACGACGACATCGTCGCTCGGCGTCACCTCGTCGATGAGATGCGTGGTCCACAGCACGGCGAGCTTGCGCTCGGAGACGAGCGCGCGCACTTGCGCGAGAATATCGGCGCGCGCCTTTATGTCGAGGCCGACGGTCGGCTCGTCGAGCAGCAGCAGGCGCGGCTCGTGCAGCAGCGCGCGCAATATTTCGACGCGGCGCATTTGGCCGCCAGAGAGATCGCGCGCCTTGTCCTTGGCGCGATCGGCGAGGCCGGCGCGCTCCAGCAGCGCGGCGCCGCGTCGCTTCGCCTCGCCGGCTCCTATGCCGTGCAGCGCGGCGTGATAGATGAAATTCTGCATCACGCTCAATTCGAGATCGAGCGTGCGCGCCTGGAAGACGACGCCGAGCCGGCGCAGCGCCGCGCCGCTCTCGCGCGCGACGTCATGGCCGAAGATCGCGATCTTTCCCTCGCGCGCGGCGTAGAGACGCGTGATGAGCGAGAAGAGCGTGCTCTTGCCGGCGCCATTGAGGCCGAGCAGCACGGTGAAGCTTCCCGCCGCGACGGAGAAGCTCACATCGTCCAGCGCGCGCCGCGCGCCATAGCTGTGGCCGATATGCGCGACGTCGAGCGCGAACGGTTCCGCGCTCATTTGGTGGCGACCGCAATGCCCCAGGGGAAGGCGCCCACGGGAATGGACTTCAGCACTTTCAGGCTGGCGGCGTCGACGATGGAGATGTCATTGGAGACGCCATTGGCGGTCAGGAGATATTTCTCGTCCGGCGTGAAGGCGAGATGCCAGACGCGCTGGCCGACGAGCAGATATTTTTCGATCTTTTTCGTCGCTGTGTCGATGACGGCGACGCGATTGGCCGGGCCGAGCGCGACGAAGGCGCGCTTGCCGTCATTGGTGAAGGCGATGCCGATCGGCTGGATCGCCTCCTTGGAGAGGCCCGGAATCTCGAAGCGGATTTTCTGCGTCACCTTATGGCTCTGCGGATCGATGACGGCGACGGTGCCGCCGATCTCCGATGACACCCACAGCTCGGACGCGTCCGGCTTGAAGGCGGCGAAGCGCGGGCGCGCGTCGACGAGCACATTGGCGATGATCTGCTTCGTCTGCGTGTCGATGAGATGCGCCATATTGGTGGTCTCGGACGTGTTGACGAGAATGCGTCCGTCCGGGCTCACCGCCATGCCTTCCGGCTCGACGCCGACAGGCACGTCGCCCACTTGGCGCTTGGTCTTGGTGTCGATCATGGTGACGAGATTGTCGTTCTCGTTGGACACATAGACCGTCTTGCCGTCGGGGCTCAATATCATCAGCTCTGGATCGGGGCCGGAGGGCAGATTGCCGGTGATCTTGAGCGTCTTGGTGTCGAGCACCTGAATCGTGTCGTCGTCGCCGGCGCAGATATAGACCTCGGAATTATCCTTGGAGATCTCTATGCCGCGCGGCCTGCGCCCGACCTTGATGGTCTTGATCGCCTCCATCTTGTCGGTGTCGATGATGGTGACGCTATTGCCTTTCTCATTGCTGACATAGGCGGTGAAGGCCTGAGCGGGAGAGGCGAGAAGAAGAGCGAAAATAGCGAGCGGCTGAACCAGCGCGCTCCCCTTCTCCCACTTGTGGGAGAAGGT
It encodes the following:
- a CDS encoding ABC transporter permease is translated as MMRETSGFTARQYAICLAGVIWREALRFLHQRERFVSALVRPLVWLLIFAAGFRQVLGVSIIPPYETYVLYEVYITPGLMAMIQLFNGMQSSLSMVYDREMGNMRTLLVSPFPRWYLLGAKLLAGVAVSILQVYAYLFIAYFWEIEPPTPLGYLTVLPALVLAGLMFGALGMLLSSAIKQLENFAGVMNFVIFPMFFASSALYPLWRVQESSPVLYWICLVNPFTHAVELIRFAFYEKISWDSLAAVAGYTTFFSAGALIAYDPAKGMLMRKGG
- a CDS encoding ABC transporter ATP-binding protein — encoded protein: MSAEPFALDVAHIGHSYGARRALDDVSFSVAAGSFTVLLGLNGAGKSTLFSLITRLYAAREGKIAIFGHDVARESGAALRRLGVVFQARTLDLELSVMQNFIYHAALHGIGAGEAKRRGAALLERAGLADRAKDKARDLSGGQMRRVEILRALLHEPRLLLLDEPTVGLDIKARADILAQVRALVSERKLAVLWTTHLIDEVTPSDDVVVLHQGKVLAADTSANIMAATKTDNIGAAFERLTGAKARDAA
- a CDS encoding YVTN family beta-propeller repeat protein, producing MRVRSRQLGGSPSSVAHSRDTFSHKWEKGSALVQPLAIFALLLASPAQAFTAYVSNEKGNSVTIIDTDKMEAIKTIKVGRRPRGIEISKDNSEVYICAGDDDTIQVLDTKTLKITGNLPSGPDPELMILSPDGKTVYVSNENDNLVTMIDTKTKRQVGDVPVGVEPEGMAVSPDGRILVNTSETTNMAHLIDTQTKQIIANVLVDARPRFAAFKPDASELWVSSEIGGTVAVIDPQSHKVTQKIRFEIPGLSKEAIQPIGIAFTNDGKRAFVALGPANRVAVIDTATKKIEKYLLVGQRVWHLAFTPDEKYLLTANGVSNDISIVDAASLKVLKSIPVGAFPWGIAVATK
- a CDS encoding polysaccharide biosynthesis tyrosine autokinase, whose amino-acid sequence is MSADQRPETGASAVALDAAQSERAIVAGRRYAAACDERQPSFDENSGASSFLKYVGLLIKHRILVAAICAGAILCAFVITFLMPRIYTATTTIQIDREAAKVVRLQDALVEKTDDPQFYTTQYELLKSHALAERVVSSLSLADKKGLVDVEISLLGRVLQGLFKRHEEEPESVGRRRSAVAAVLKGLTVQPIPMSRIVKVSFSSKSALLAQQVSAAVAENFVAMTLDRRYSASAYARTFLEEKLQQVKLKLEDSEKQVVAYAQREGIVNVDDKLSIAGANLKSLNDALGVAMAQRIKEEQLWMQAQSGSGLGLPQVLDDKSIQKARERRTELMAEYQDKLGVMKPDFPEMRQLRAQIAEYDRQIREHVEFIRQAIKARYEAARDQESSFLKRIESLKVNALDLRDRSIQYTILQREADTNRSLYDGLLQQYKEVGVTGAIGTNNVSVIDKAERPTSPSSPRLLMNLGLAFVLGLLASVATIAVREFLDDTFKIPEEIEEALGLTVLGVIPLARQDDEKARDPSYSVANEVIGDPLSSMAEAYRSLRTSLQFSTAMGAPKTLLVTSSRPGEGKSTTSVCIAANFAQLGMQVLLIDADMRKPSLHDILSVDNSIGLANVLTGALDASAAVTENLIYGVTFLSSGPVPPNPAELLAGPRFASLLALAREKFDIVVIDGPPVVGLADAPLLGSIVDGAVFVVDSMHTRRRVVHAAVKRLDFARTRILGCLLNKFDATNVGHSYGYAYGDAYGHGPAYGHEYFGYGAKSQKDRAISPTLEQ
- a CDS encoding nitroreductase family protein, translated to MDDIGLERGMRDRRAIRHYSEAPVDDALLAEIFELASWAPSPGNTQAWKVIALGQEASKDVIARFELAGWESVFPVLEQVLRNGGAAPPSNDDRGPATADEWRRYVTGMYRRFFEVKGAPRLLLVYRTADRRRYADLVRLSLTALLRRAAGEPGLLQGLRCFFTSLRNVPVLVRVNALTRTFGLANFTYAVTLAAQSRGLATCIQSNYLNVQRDLRRYLGLGAEIDIVASILIGYEADDALPAPEMFRTRKPVAVDWIETTPGNVAARRDERVFEAAQ
- a CDS encoding enoyl-CoA hydratase/isomerase family protein, whose protein sequence is MQHDVNFQQEAKRAMLGLGDVAGLRYKADDGVLHVIVSDPPNHNALTKAATDSLYETLRRFHELPFDRLEIAFDTASGSVACAGLNLHDFEAAARRVSPGEDLLGENNYFVRVTQLLRELGRNVPTMARVEGHLVGAGVELALSCREVVCARSDIKILMPHLRIGVPYHTLGLCHMAGLIGWDVMSRAMVTDAIPVLLSEVLADRQRIERLTAAERIADAKIAIDRMAAVFQGRPARIGDAFFTVEDRTGETRNIAEAHLLQILAHVAFADEMDDLSPALHEIIDAPRVRASSRVGARLAESIAAHRQRPKRLNRHFSKAIGAGEETSDGEGVRVSMPN